A genomic stretch from Anopheles nili chromosome X, idAnoNiliSN_F5_01, whole genome shotgun sequence includes:
- the LOC128729203 gene encoding adenosine receptor A2b codes for MVVVGELPTIAQAGLVAFADRVNEIHKDLVIWIAIDGILMVCIFSGNILTIIAVWYYRRLQWLISNLFVLSLAISDIFVGLTLPYHLAFYMGVDLGRQKHLCLLRFFVLIIACSVSIWNLIAIAVDRYIAICYPLHYARVMTKRTALTILGFGWCLAIAIATIPLIWNKWETAQECEFDELLHPWYVAGVITPIFSVVWLCLFVVYWRIWREASKHAKQLRAHGRASERSSSDWKSVQVVLLIMGCFTFCWIPYFVVVLTQIFAFVENSSPTLYKAAFSLAMANSMMNPIIYAWKNTHFRHAFKQLLTCHKPVVPVPVTAPAIPSNTVVGPGSGAASFEMVTKVELDGVTSGPLPVGNLTSHSSLASVADPPTTPGRFESVVVISQLAGSGGNHGANGGEHIRPANTTIRLSLSNDELPAMVTGTREPPAGSSGGETPRLSPAPSTHIIAGSIIINNFNLYDQARVERLLRREWATTSTPGSAEGTEVPSINTSDTQLVSATKL; via the exons ATGGTGGTGGTCGGTGAGCTGCCCACCATTGCCCAGGCCGGGTTGGTGGCGTTCGCGGATCGTGTGAACGAAATCCACAAAGATCTCGTAATCTGGATCGCGATCGACGGTATCCTGATGGTGTGCATCTTTAGCGGTAACATCCTGACGATCATCGCCGTGTGGTACTACCGGCGGTTGCAGTGGCTGATCTCGAATCTGTTCGTACTGTCGCTCGCAATCTCGGACATCTTTGTGGGGTTAACGTTGCCGTATCATCTGGCGTTCTATATGGGTGTTGATCTGGGACGCCAGAAGCATCTCTGCCTGTTGCGGTTCTTCGTGCTGATCATCGCGTGCAGCGTGTCGATCTGGAAcctgatcgcgatcgcagtTGATCGATATATAGCGATCTGCTATCCGTTACACTACGCCCG AGTGATGACGAAAAGGACAGCCCTCACGATCCTTGGGTTCGGTTGGtgtctcgcgatcgcgatcgcaacgATCCCGCTGATCTGGAACAAATGGGAAACGGCGCAGGAGTGCGAGTTTGATGAGCTACTGCACCCGTGGTACGTTGCCGGTGTCATCACACCTATCTTCTCCGTCGTGTGGTTGTGCCTGTTCGTGGTGTACTGGCGCATCTGGCGGGAGGCTTCGAAACACGCGAAACAATTGCGCGCACATGGGCGCGCTTCCGAGCGATCCTCCAGTGATTGGAAATCGGTTCAG GTCGTGCTGCTCATTATGGGCTGCTTCACCTTCTGCTGGATCCCGTACTTCGTGGTCGTGTTGACGCAGATATTCGCGTTCGTCGAGAACAGCTCACCGACGTTGTACAAAGCCGCATTTTCCCTCGCGATGGCCAACTCCATGATGAATCCCATCATCTAcgcgtggaaaaacacacacttccGGCATGCGTTCAAGCAGCTGCTCACCTGCCACAAACCGGTTGTTCCGGTGCCGGTAACTGCGCCGGCCATACCCAGCAACACCGTCGTAGGGCCCGGCTCCGGTGCAGCTTCCTTCGAGATGGTAACCAAGGTTGAGCTGGATGGTGTTACCTCGGGTCCACTGCCGGTGGGCAATCTCACCAGCCACAGCAGTCTCGCTAGTGTGGCCGATCCTCCAACAACACCGGGTCGGTTTGAGTCCGTTGTCGTCATTTCGCAACTCGCCGGAAGTGGGGGCAATCATGGTGCTAACGGTGGAGAGCACATCCGACCGGCAAACACCACCATCCGGTTGTCACTGAGTAACGACGAGCTGCCTGCAATGGTGACCGGCACGAGGGAACCACCGGCGGGTTCGTCCGGTGGTGAAACACCCAGACTTAGTCCGGCACCTTCCACGCACATCATCGCTGGTAGCATTATCATCAACAACTTCAACCTGTACGATCAGGCACGAGTGGAGCGGTTGTTGAGGCGCGAATGGGCAACAACTAGCACACCCGGAAGTGCCGAAGGTACCGAAGTACCGAGCATCAACACCTCCGACACCCAGTTGGTATCTGCGACAAAGCTGTAA
- the LOC128728785 gene encoding structural maintenance of chromosomes protein 3 — protein sequence MHIKQVIIQGFKSYREQTVVEPFDKRHNVVVGRNGSGKSNFFYAIQFVLSDEFTHLRPEQRQALLHEGTGPRAMSAYVEIIFDNSDNRVPIDKEEIFLRRVIGAKKDQYFLNKKVVPRSEVVNLLESAGFSNSNPYYIVKQGKINQMATAPDSHRLKLLREVAGTRVYDERKEESMNLLRESEGKLEKISEYLRTIEDRLKTLEEEKEELSEYQKWDKARRTLEYVIYETELKDTRKQLEDLDVMRKSSGDKQKLLTQDIQKAQERLKNAQKALKDAKKDVVTAKDEKSVLATEHQQLLREKTKLDLTISDLSDEVQGDNKSKERAEQELNRLKVTIAEKEKELEQVRPRYEAMRRKEEECSRELNLKEQKRKELYAKQGRGSQFSSKEERDKWIQGELKSLNKQIKDKISHQNKLQDDLKKDISKQSELEKKIQDHTESFEQLRVQIDEHNKNFYELKKKKDHFQSIRNDIWKKETAVTQTLSGYKEELAKTDQALRSMAGKPILNGRDAVRKVLETFQQRGREFADIANAYYGPVIENFNCDKSIYTAVEVTAGNRLFHHIVESDRVGTQILKEMNNQKLPGDVTFMPLNRLQVKIHDYPEDPDSIPMISKLKYEERYDKALRYIFGKTLICRNLERATELAKSTGLDCVTLEGDQVSSKGSLTGGYFNTSRSRLEMQKKRSEYLQLIQDHEKELSDFRGELKQTEASINSIVSEMQKTETKQGKSKDAFEKIQADIRLMKDELSRIDRFRSPKERSLAQCKANLEAMNSTKEGLENELHQELMSQLSVQDQHEVDSLNDEIRRLNQENKEAFTSRMSLEVTKNKLENLLTNNLFRRKDELVQALQEISVEDRKRQLNNCRNEVVSTEKRIRKVLTDTEDVDRKLNEAMKLQKTLQKDLETWVQKEKEAQEKLEEDGKRMEKWATKENMLHQKIDECTEKIAGLGALPNVDTNYQKMSLKVLFKELEKANQHLKKYNHVNKKALDQFLSFSEQKEKLYKRKAELDIGKDKICELMQLLEARKVEAIQFTFRQVAANFSEVFKKLVPQGNGHLILRTTTDAEGNDMEREVETSDEFTGIGIRVSFTQLDAEMREMNQLSGGQKSLVALALIFAIQKCDPAPFYLFDEIDQALDAQHRSAVADMIHELSDRAQFITTTFRPELMEKAHKFYGVRFRNKVSHVDCVTKDIARDFVDDDTTHG from the exons ATGCACATAAAACAG GTTATTATTCAGGGATTTAAAAGCTATCGAGAACAGACGGTTGTAGAACCGTTTGATAAACGACATAACGTCGTTGTCGGACGCAACGGGTCTGGTAAAAGCAATTTCTTCTATG CGATACAATTTGTACTTAGTGATGAATTCACGCACCTTCGGCCTGAACAGAGACAGGCTCTACTGCATGAGGGAACAGGCCCTCGAGCTATGTCTGCTTACGTAGAAATAATCTTTGATAATTCCGACAATCGCGTCCCG ATTGACAAAGAAGAGATTTTCTTGCGCCGTGTTATTGGCGCCAAAAAAGATCAGTATTTTCTAAACAAGAAGGTGGTACCACGCTCGGAGGTGGTCAACCTGCTCGAATCGGCGGGATTCTCCAACTCCAACCCGTACTACATCGTGAAGCAGGGTAAGATCAATCAAATGGCAACGGCTCCCGATTCCCATCGTCTGAAGCTGTTGCGGGAAGTCGCCGGAACACGCGTTTATGATGAGCGTAAAGAGGAATCCATGAATCTGCTGCGCGAAAGTGAGGGCAAGCTGGAAAAGATATCCGAGTACCTGCGGACAATCGAGGACCGATTAAAGACCCTGGAAGAGGAGAAAGAAGAGCTATCGGAGTATCAGAAGTGGGACAAAGCTCGCCGAACGCTAGAGTATGTCATCTATGAAACGGAACTGAAGGACACGCGGAAGCAGCTAGAAGATTTGGATGTGATGCGTAAGTCATCGGGTGACAAGCAGAAGCTGCTTACTCAAGACATTCAGAAAGCGCAGGAACGGCTGAAAAACGCCCAAAAGGCTCTGAAGGATGCGAAAAAGGATGTTGTGAcggcaaaggacgaaaagtCGGTGTTAGCTACCGAGCACCAGCAACTGCTACGCGAGAAAACGAAGTTGGATTTAACGATTTCAGATTTGTCCGACGAGGTGCAAGGTGACAATAAGTCGAAAGAGCGAGCTGAGCAGGAGTTGAACCGCCTAAAGGTTACAATCGCGGAAAAGGAGAAGGAGCTGGAACAGGTGCGCCCGCGGTACGAGGCAATGCGACGGAAAGAAGAGGAGTGTTCTCGCGAGCTAAATCTTAAGGAGCAAAAACGTAAAGAGTTGTACGCTAAGCAAGGTCGCGGCTCACAATTCTCGTCGAAAGAAGAACGCGACAAGTGGATCCAGGGAGAGCTGAAATCGCTCAACAAGCAAATCAAGGACAAGATCTCGCACCAGAACAAGCTGCAGGACGACCTGAAGAAGGACATCTCCAAACAAAGTGAGCTAGAGAAAAAGATTCAAGATCACACCGAATCTTTCGAGCAGCTACGTGTGCAGATAGATGAGCATAATAAGAACTTTTACGagctgaagaaaaagaaggatcACTTCCAGAGCATCCGCAATGATatttggaaaaaagaaaccgccgTGACTCAGACGTTGTCGGGGTACAAGGAGGAACTCGCCAAGACGGACCAAGCGCTGCGTTCGATGGCCGGTAAGCCGATCCTGAACGGGCGCGACGCGGTACGCAAAGTCCTGGAGACCTTCCAGCAACGGGGCCGTGAGTTTGCGGACATCGCGAACGCATACTACGGGCCAGTGATCGAGAACTTCAATTGCGACAAGTCAATCTACACCGCAGTCGAAGTGACGGCCGGCAACCGGTTATTCCATCACATCGTCGAGTCGGACCGAGTTGGCACGCAAATCCTGAAGGAAATGAACAACCAGAAGTTGCCGGGCGACGTCACGTTCATGCCGCTTAACCGCTTGCAGGTGAAAATTCACGACTACCCCGAGGATCCTGACTCGATCCCGATGATATCGAAGCTCAAGTACGAGGAGCGGTACGATAAAGCGTTACGCTACATTTTCGGTAAGACGCTCATCTGCCGTAACCTGGAGCGGGCGACCGAGCTGGCGAAGAGTACCGGTCTCGATTGTGTCACGCTCGAGGGTGACCAGGTGTCCTCGAAGGGGTCGCTTACCGGTGGTTATTTCAATACGTCCCGGTCGCGGCTCGAAATGCAGAAGAAACGCTCCGAGTATCTGCAGCTGATCCAGGACCACGAGAAGGAGCTGTCCGACTTCCGGGGCGAGCTTAAGCAAACCGAAGCCAGTATCAACTCAATCGTGTCCGAAATGCAAAAGACTGAGACGAAGCAGGGCAAGTCGAAGGATGCATTCGAGAAGATTCAGGCTGACATCCGGTTGATGAAGGACGAGTTGTCGCGCATCGATCGTTTCCGCAGTCCGAAGGAGCGCTCGCTTGCGCAGTGTAAGGCGAATTTAGAGGCAATGAACAGCACAAAGGAGGGCCTCGAGAACGAACTGCATCAGGAGCTGATGTCGCAGTTGTCAGTGCAGGATCAGCACGAAGTCGACTCGCTCAACGATGAGATCCGGCGATTGAATCAAGAGAACAAGGAGGCGTTCACGTCCCGTATGAGCCTCGAAGtaacgaaaaacaaattggaaaatttgctgaCGAACAATTTGTTCCGACGTAAGGACGAGCTGGTGCAGGCGCTACAGGAAATTTCCGTCGAGGATCGCAAACGCCAGCTGAACAATTGCCGGAATGAGGTTGTGTCGACTGAGAAGCGCATTCGCAAGGTGTTGACCGACACAGAGGATGTTGATCGGAA ACTAAACGAAGCGATGAAGCTCCAGAAGACCTTGCAGAAGGACCTCGAGACCTGGGTgcagaaggagaaagaagCGCAAGAGAAGCTGGAGGAAGATGGTAAGCGTATGGAAAAGTGGGCTACAAAGGAAAATATGTTGCACCAAAAGATCGATGAGTGCACGGAGAAGATTGCCGGACTTGGTGCGCTGCCTAACGTGGACACGAACTACCAAAAGATGTCCCTCAAAGTG CTTTTCAAAGAGCTTGAAAAGGCCAACCAGCACCTAAAGAAGTACAACCACGTGAATAAAAAAGCTCTGGACCAATTTCTGAGCTTCTCggagcagaaagaaaaattgtacAAGCGCAAAGCGGAGCTAGACATCGGCAAAGATAAGATCTGCGAGCTGATGCAGCTACTCGAGGCACGCAAGGTCGAGGCGATTCAGTTCACCTTCCGCCAGGTGGCGGCTAATTTCTCTGAAGTTTTCAAAAAGCTAGTGCCCCAAGGCAACGGGCACCTAATCCTGCGCACCACGACTGATGCCGAGGGCAACGACATGGAACGAGAGGTGGAGACATCGGACGAGTTCACCGGGATCGGCATCCGGGTTTCGTTCACTCAGCTGGACGCGGAGATGCGTGAAATGAACCAGCTATCCGGTGGTCAGAAATCGCTCGTCGCACTGGCACTCATCTTTGCGATTCAGAAGTGCGATCCGGCTCCGTTCTATCTCTTCGACGAGATTGATCAAGCGCTTGACGCCCAGCACCGGAGCGCAGTGGCCGATATGATCCACGAGCTAAGTGACCGGGCCCAGTTTATCACCACCACATTCCGACCGGAGCTGATGGAAAAGGCGCACAAATTCTACGGTGTGCGCTTCCGCAACAAGGTTAGTCACGTTGACTGCGTTACGAAGGACATTGCTCGGGACTTTGTGGACGACGACACTACCCACGGCTAG